A genomic stretch from Enterobacter dykesii includes:
- the tamB gene encoding autotransporter assembly complex protein TamB → MSLWKKISLGVLIFIVLLLGTVAFLVGTTTGLHLLFNAANRWVPGLEIGQVTGGWRDLRLKNIRYEQPGVAVNAGEFHLAVKLGCLRDSKLCVNDLSLKDVNVAIDSKKMPKSAPVEEEDSGPLNLSTPYPIALYRVALDNVNIKIDDTTVSVMDFTSGLRWQEKNLTLTPTSLQGLLIALPKVADVAQEEIVEPKIQNPQPEEKPLGETLKDLFSKPVLPEMTDVHLPLNLNIEEFKGEQLRLTGDTDLTVYTMLLKVSSIDGNMKLDALDIDTSQGSVNASGNALLRDNWPVDITLNSALNIDPLKGEKVKIKVGGALRDKLDVGVNLSGPVDMVLRAQTQLAEAGLPLNIEIVSKQLYWPFTGEKQFQADDLKLKLSGKMTDYALSFRTAVKGQGVPPANITLDAKGNEQQVNLDKLTVAALEGKTELTALLDWQQAISWRGELKLTGINTAKEVPDWPSKLDGLIKTRGSLYGGTWQMDVPEIKLTGNVKQNKVNVEGSLKGNSYLQWVIPGLHVALGRNTADIKGELGVKDLNLDATIDAPNLDNALPGLGGTAKGLVKVRGTVDAPQLLADITANNLRWQELSVARVRVEGDVKSTDQIGGNLNLRVERISQPDVNISLVTLDAKGNEKQHDLQLRVQGEPVSGQLHLTGSFDRKAERWKGLLDNTRFNTPVGPLVLSRAIALDYRNAEQKISIGPHCWTNPNAELCVPQTIDAGAEGRAQINLNRFDLAMLKPFMPDTTQASGVFSGKADVAWDTTKEGLPQGSVTLSGRNVKVTQEVNNASLPVAFDTLNLSADLHNNRAQLGWTIRLTNNGQLDGQVQITDPQGRRNLGGNVNIRNFNLAMVNPIFARGEKAEGMLNANLRLAGNAQSPQLFGQMRLSGVDIDGNFMPFDMQPSQIAMNFNGMSSTLSGSVLTQQGQINLSGDADWSQLDNWRARIAAKGSKVRITVPPMVRLDVSPDVVFEATPSLFTLDGRVDVPWARIVVHDVPESAVGVSSDEVMLNENLKPVEQKSAGIPINSNLIVHVGNNVRLNAFGLKARLTGDLKVAQDKQGLGLNGQINIPEGRFHAYGQDLIVRKGELLFSGPPDQPLLNIEAIRNPEATENNVIAGVRVTGSADEPKAEIFSDPAMPQQEALSYLLRGQGLDSGQSDSAAMTSMLVGLGVAQSGQVVGKIGETFGVSNLALDTQGVGDSSQVVVSGYVLPGLQVKYGVGIFDSLATLTLRYRLMPKLYLEAVSGVDQALDLLYQFEF, encoded by the coding sequence ATGAGTTTATGGAAGAAGATAAGCCTCGGGGTGCTGATTTTTATCGTGCTGTTGCTCGGGACGGTAGCGTTTCTGGTAGGGACCACCACCGGCCTGCATCTGCTGTTTAACGCTGCGAACCGCTGGGTGCCGGGGCTGGAGATTGGTCAGGTAACGGGCGGCTGGCGCGACCTGCGTCTGAAGAACATCCGCTATGAGCAACCGGGCGTGGCGGTGAACGCCGGGGAATTCCACCTGGCGGTCAAGCTGGGCTGCCTGCGGGACAGCAAACTCTGCGTCAACGATCTGTCGCTTAAAGACGTCAACGTAGCGATAGATTCAAAAAAAATGCCGAAGTCTGCGCCTGTCGAGGAAGAGGACAGCGGCCCGCTGAATCTCTCCACGCCGTACCCGATCGCGCTTTATCGGGTGGCGCTCGATAACGTTAATATCAAAATCGACGACACCACCGTGTCCGTGATGGATTTCACCTCCGGCCTGCGCTGGCAGGAGAAAAACCTCACCCTGACGCCCACGTCGCTGCAGGGTTTACTGATCGCGCTGCCGAAGGTGGCCGACGTGGCGCAGGAAGAGATCGTCGAGCCGAAGATTCAGAACCCGCAGCCGGAAGAGAAGCCGCTGGGCGAAACGCTGAAAGATCTTTTCTCGAAGCCCGTTCTGCCGGAAATGACCGACGTTCATCTGCCGCTGAACCTCAACATCGAGGAGTTCAAAGGCGAGCAGCTGCGCCTGACCGGCGATACCGATCTGACGGTCTACACAATGCTGCTGAAAGTCAGCAGCATTGACGGCAACATGAAGCTCGACGCGCTGGATATTGACACCAGCCAGGGCTCGGTGAATGCGTCAGGGAATGCGCTGCTGCGCGATAACTGGCCGGTGGATATCACGCTTAACAGTGCCCTCAACATCGATCCGCTGAAAGGCGAAAAGGTGAAGATCAAAGTGGGCGGGGCGCTACGCGATAAGCTGGATGTCGGGGTGAATCTCTCCGGCCCGGTGGACATGGTCCTGCGCGCGCAAACGCAGCTGGCGGAAGCCGGGCTGCCGCTCAATATTGAAATTGTCAGCAAGCAGCTTTACTGGCCGTTCACCGGCGAAAAGCAGTTCCAGGCCGATGACCTGAAGCTGAAGCTGAGCGGCAAGATGACCGACTACGCGCTCTCGTTCCGCACCGCGGTGAAGGGACAGGGCGTGCCGCCCGCGAATATCACGCTGGATGCGAAGGGCAACGAACAGCAGGTCAACCTCGACAAGCTGACCGTCGCGGCGCTGGAAGGCAAAACCGAGCTGACCGCGCTGCTCGACTGGCAGCAGGCGATCAGCTGGCGCGGCGAGCTGAAGCTGACGGGCATTAACACCGCCAAAGAGGTGCCGGACTGGCCGTCGAAACTGGATGGCCTGATCAAAACCCGCGGCAGCCTGTACGGCGGTACGTGGCAGATGGACGTGCCGGAAATCAAGCTCACCGGGAACGTGAAGCAGAACAAGGTTAACGTTGAAGGTTCGCTGAAAGGCAACAGCTATCTGCAGTGGGTTATCCCGGGGCTGCACGTGGCGCTGGGCCGCAACACGGCGGATATCAAAGGCGAGCTGGGGGTGAAAGATCTGAATCTGGACGCCACCATCGACGCGCCGAATCTGGACAACGCCCTGCCGGGTCTGGGTGGCACTGCGAAAGGTCTCGTGAAAGTGCGCGGAACCGTGGATGCGCCGCAGCTGCTGGCGGATATCACCGCCAATAACCTGCGCTGGCAGGAGCTGAGCGTTGCCCGCGTCCGCGTGGAAGGGGATGTGAAATCCACCGATCAGATCGGCGGTAACCTGAACCTGCGCGTGGAGCGCATTTCTCAGCCGGACGTGAACATCAGCCTGGTCACCCTGGACGCCAAAGGGAACGAGAAGCAGCACGACCTACAGCTGCGCGTACAGGGCGAGCCGGTCTCCGGTCAGCTTCACCTCACCGGCAGCTTCGACCGCAAAGCAGAACGCTGGAAAGGTCTGCTTGATAACACCCGTTTCAATACGCCGGTCGGGCCGCTGGTGCTCTCGCGCGCTATTGCCCTGGACTACCGCAATGCCGAGCAGAAGATCAGCATTGGGCCACACTGCTGGACCAACCCGAATGCGGAGCTGTGCGTGCCGCAGACCATCGATGCGGGCGCGGAAGGGCGTGCGCAGATCAACCTCAACCGCTTCGATCTGGCGATGCTGAAGCCATTTATGCCGGACACGACTCAGGCCAGCGGCGTCTTTAGCGGAAAAGCCGATGTGGCCTGGGACACCACCAAAGAGGGGCTGCCGCAGGGCAGCGTCACGCTGTCCGGGCGTAACGTGAAGGTGACGCAGGAGGTCAATAACGCGTCGCTGCCGGTGGCGTTCGACACCCTGAACCTGAGTGCCGATCTGCATAACAATCGCGCACAGCTGGGGTGGACAATCCGCCTCACAAACAACGGCCAGCTGGACGGGCAGGTCCAGATTACCGATCCGCAGGGGCGGCGTAATCTGGGCGGCAACGTCAACATCCGTAACTTCAACCTGGCGATGGTGAACCCGATTTTCGCGCGCGGGGAAAAAGCCGAGGGGATGCTGAACGCTAACCTGCGCCTGGCCGGCAACGCGCAAAGCCCGCAGCTGTTCGGTCAGATGCGGCTCAGCGGCGTGGATATCGACGGCAACTTCATGCCGTTTGACATGCAGCCCAGCCAGATCGCGATGAACTTCAACGGCATGAGCTCGACGCTGAGCGGCTCGGTATTGACGCAGCAGGGGCAAATCAACCTCAGCGGCGACGCGGACTGGAGCCAGCTCGATAACTGGCGCGCCCGTATCGCCGCGAAGGGCAGTAAGGTGCGTATCACTGTACCGCCGATGGTGCGCCTGGACGTTTCGCCTGATGTGGTCTTTGAAGCCACGCCAAGCCTCTTCACGCTTGACGGACGCGTCGACGTGCCGTGGGCGCGCATCGTGGTTCACGACGTGCCGGAAAGCGCGGTCGGCGTTTCAAGTGATGAAGTGATGCTCAATGAAAATCTGAAACCTGTCGAGCAGAAGAGCGCGGGCATACCGATTAACAGTAACCTCATCGTGCACGTGGGGAATAACGTGCGGTTGAATGCGTTTGGGCTGAAGGCGAGGCTCACGGGCGACCTGAAAGTGGCGCAGGATAAACAAGGGCTTGGCCTGAACGGGCAGATCAATATTCCTGAAGGGCGTTTCCACGCCTATGGTCAGGACCTCATCGTCCGTAAAGGCGAGCTGCTTTTCTCCGGTCCACCGGATCAGCCTCTGCTGAACATCGAAGCGATTCGTAACCCGGAAGCGACGGAAAACAACGTTATTGCTGGCGTACGCGTCACCGGCTCCGCCGACGAGCCGAAGGCGGAGATCTTCTCTGACCCGGCGATGCCGCAGCAGGAAGCCCTCTCTTACCTGCTGCGTGGACAAGGTCTGGACAGCGGTCAGAGCGACAGTGCGGCGATGACCTCGATGTTAGTGGGTCTGGGGGTTGCACAAAGTGGGCAGGTTGTGGGTAAAATCGGCGAGACGTTCGGCGTAAGCAATCTGGCGCTGGACACCCAGGGCGTGGGTGACTCCTCGCAGGTGGTGGTCAGCG